In one Niallia taxi genomic region, the following are encoded:
- a CDS encoding SprT family protein — protein MTDQELQLLVEEVSNQYFQIPFIHKASFNPRLRTTGGRYLLNSHNIEINRKYLDQLGLEELIGIIKHELCHYHLHINKRGYQHKDADFKNLLKSVGGPRFCSSLPRENNSSKPKKVLIYKCKSCNQVYLRRKKVDTKKYVCGKCRGKLVLEETRNN, from the coding sequence ATGACAGATCAAGAGCTGCAATTGTTAGTTGAGGAAGTGTCAAATCAATATTTTCAAATACCGTTTATTCATAAAGCATCCTTTAACCCAAGACTCAGGACAACTGGAGGGAGATATTTACTTAACAGCCACAATATTGAGATCAATAGAAAATACCTTGACCAATTAGGGTTGGAGGAATTAATCGGTATTATTAAACATGAGCTTTGTCATTATCATCTTCATATAAATAAAAGAGGTTATCAACACAAGGATGCTGATTTCAAAAACCTGCTAAAGAGTGTTGGCGGGCCGCGTTTTTGCTCATCCTTGCCCCGCGAAAATAATTCAAGCAAACCGAAAAAAGTACTTATATATAAATGTAAATCATGCAACCAGGTTTATCTTCGCAGAAAAAAGGTCGATACTAAAAAGTATGTTTGTGGGAAATGCAGAGGGAAATTAGTGTTAGAGGAAACAAGGAATAATTAG
- the cmpA gene encoding cortex morphogenetic protein CmpA — MPTWLQNQIKKAFYEKNTNQVKLLNQCWYYYRRKNCS; from the coding sequence ATGCCTACGTGGCTCCAAAATCAAATTAAAAAGGCGTTCTACGAAAAAAACACCAACCAAGTTAAACTACTTAACCAATGCTGGTATTACTATAGAAGAAAAAACTGTTCTTAA
- a CDS encoding Tex family protein — translation MEKVLIKEDYQSMIAKEQSVTKKQVANVLALLEEGNTVPFIARYRKEQTGALDEVQIKDIMDRYHYIQNLEQRKEEVIRLIEEQGKLTEELRKSISASIKLQEVEDLYRPYKLKRRTKATIAKEKGLETFAKWLIEHNSSSPIELEAAKYISEEKEVLSAEDAIAGARDIIAEMVSDDAESRKWIRNKTFQSGLISTTAKDADKDEKNVYEMYYEYEEPLNKIVPHRTLALNRGEKEDILKVSIKPPVDLVISYLEKKWLKKQESASNNIIKAAIEDSYKRLIQPSIERELRGELTEKAEEQAIHIFSENLRNLLLQPPLKGKMVLGVDPAYRTGCKLAVVDETGKVLEIGVIYPHPPVSKAKEAAAKFQELLSKYKIEMVAVGNGTASRETEQFVAEQIKKQNEEIFYLIVNEAGASVYSASEIAREEFPNFQVEERSAVSIARRLQDPLAELVKIDPKSVGVGQYQHDVSQKKLSESLGFVVETSVNKVGVNVNTASSSLLQYVAGLSKAVANNVVKKREEEGKFTNRKQLKKIPRLGAKTYEQAIGFLRIMDGDEPLDRTGIHPEHYDEVKALLKRIGFDTKQIGTAEMKEALSTLDIKVVSEELAIGMLTLGDIVDALMRPSRDPRDELAAPLLRTDVLKLEDLKAGMELQGTVRNVVDFGAFVDIGVKQDGLVHISKLSNKFVKHPLDIVSVGDVVTVWVDGIDHNKGRVALTMLPPSSAK, via the coding sequence ATGGAAAAGGTTTTAATAAAAGAAGATTATCAATCCATGATTGCGAAGGAGCAATCAGTTACGAAAAAACAAGTCGCTAATGTTCTTGCGTTATTGGAGGAAGGAAATACAGTTCCTTTCATTGCTCGATACCGTAAAGAACAAACAGGAGCTTTGGATGAAGTGCAAATAAAGGATATTATGGACCGTTATCACTATATCCAGAACTTGGAGCAGAGAAAAGAGGAAGTAATAAGGCTGATAGAGGAACAAGGTAAATTGACGGAAGAACTGCGAAAAAGCATCTCAGCCTCTATTAAGCTTCAGGAAGTAGAGGATTTATACCGACCGTATAAGCTTAAGAGAAGAACAAAGGCTACTATTGCGAAGGAGAAGGGATTAGAGACATTCGCTAAATGGCTGATTGAGCATAATAGCAGTTCCCCAATCGAACTAGAAGCAGCGAAATACATATCGGAAGAGAAAGAGGTACTGTCAGCGGAAGATGCAATTGCAGGGGCAAGAGATATTATTGCAGAGATGGTATCAGATGATGCGGAAAGCAGAAAATGGATTCGAAACAAAACGTTTCAATCAGGACTTATTTCAACAACCGCGAAAGATGCTGACAAGGATGAAAAGAATGTATATGAGATGTACTATGAATATGAAGAGCCTTTAAATAAAATAGTTCCACACCGTACATTAGCGCTGAACCGAGGAGAAAAAGAAGATATCTTAAAGGTTTCTATTAAGCCGCCTGTTGATTTGGTAATCAGTTATTTGGAGAAAAAGTGGTTAAAGAAACAAGAATCAGCTTCCAATAACATAATAAAGGCAGCTATTGAAGACAGCTATAAAAGATTGATTCAGCCTTCGATTGAGAGAGAGCTTAGAGGAGAGCTGACAGAAAAAGCGGAAGAGCAAGCTATTCATATATTCTCAGAGAATCTTAGAAACTTGCTGCTTCAGCCGCCACTAAAAGGCAAGATGGTGCTAGGTGTCGATCCAGCATATCGGACAGGTTGTAAATTAGCAGTTGTGGACGAAACTGGAAAAGTACTCGAAATAGGAGTTATCTATCCTCATCCGCCTGTTTCCAAAGCAAAAGAAGCTGCAGCTAAATTCCAAGAGCTATTATCAAAATATAAGATAGAGATGGTTGCTGTTGGAAATGGAACCGCCTCAAGAGAAACAGAGCAATTTGTTGCTGAACAAATTAAAAAACAAAACGAGGAAATATTTTATTTAATTGTCAATGAGGCAGGGGCAAGTGTTTACTCAGCATCAGAAATAGCAAGAGAAGAGTTTCCGAATTTTCAAGTAGAGGAAAGAAGTGCTGTTTCTATTGCTAGAAGGCTTCAAGACCCGTTGGCTGAGCTTGTGAAAATTGATCCTAAGTCTGTTGGGGTCGGTCAATACCAGCATGACGTATCACAGAAAAAACTGTCTGAGTCTCTTGGTTTTGTTGTTGAAACAAGCGTTAATAAAGTCGGTGTAAATGTTAATACTGCTTCTTCTTCTCTTTTACAATATGTTGCAGGTCTCTCAAAGGCTGTTGCTAATAATGTTGTCAAAAAGAGAGAAGAGGAAGGAAAGTTCACAAACAGAAAGCAGCTTAAGAAAATTCCGAGGCTTGGTGCTAAAACCTATGAACAGGCAATCGGTTTCCTGCGCATAATGGATGGGGATGAACCGCTAGACAGAACAGGCATACATCCAGAACACTATGATGAAGTTAAGGCATTGCTGAAAAGAATCGGATTTGACACGAAGCAAATCGGGACAGCTGAAATGAAGGAAGCATTGAGCACTCTTGATATAAAGGTGGTTTCTGAGGAATTGGCTATTGGTATGTTGACTTTAGGTGACATTGTGGATGCGTTAATGCGTCCTAGCCGTGACCCGAGGGATGAGTTGGCTGCACCTTTGCTGAGAACAGATGTATTAAAGCTGGAGGACTTAAAGGCAGGGATGGAGCTTCAAGGTACTGTGAGAAATGTAGTTGATTTTGGAGCCTTCGTTGATATAGGCGTAAAGCAGGATGGCCTTGTCCACATTTCAAAGCTGAGTAATAAATTTGTTAAGCACCCGTTGGATATAGTGAGTGTAGGGGATGTTGTTACAGTTTGGGTTGACGGTATAGATCATAATAAAGGACGAGTTGCATTAACGATGCTTCCTCCTAGTAGCGCTAAATAA
- a CDS encoding PP2C family serine/threonine-protein phosphatase → MTALADSNIQVLAHQTNKQGKTLCGDSYFFLSTEEYFICVLADGLGSGEYANESSEAVADVIRNNHTADVEELMELANKVLVKKRGAAVCVFKVDYAIKSIKYSCVGNIRFFLYTSSGKLTYPLPVTGYLSGRPQVYNTQTFAYEAYSKFLVHSDGYNIQGVKDLLKGFNPLRNIAETIAQKYNNSDDDSTFILGSLL, encoded by the coding sequence ATGACAGCTTTAGCTGACTCCAATATTCAAGTTTTAGCACATCAGACGAATAAGCAAGGAAAAACATTATGTGGTGACAGCTATTTTTTTCTATCGACAGAAGAATACTTTATTTGTGTGCTGGCAGATGGTCTAGGGAGCGGAGAATATGCTAATGAATCATCCGAAGCTGTAGCAGATGTGATTAGAAATAATCATACTGCAGATGTGGAGGAGTTGATGGAGCTAGCAAACAAGGTCCTCGTAAAGAAAAGAGGTGCCGCTGTGTGTGTGTTTAAGGTGGATTATGCTATAAAAAGCATTAAGTACAGCTGTGTTGGAAATATTCGCTTCTTTCTGTACACGTCCAGTGGAAAGCTCACATATCCGCTTCCTGTTACAGGTTATCTTTCAGGAAGACCACAAGTTTATAATACTCAAACTTTTGCTTATGAAGCTTATTCGAAATTTCTTGTTCACTCAGATGGATATAATATTCAAGGGGTAAAGGATTTGTTGAAGGGCTTTAATCCGTTACGGAATATTGCAGAAACAATTGCGCAAAAATATAATAATTCAGATGATGATTCTACCTTTATTTTGGGAAGCTTGCTATAA
- the sigB gene encoding RNA polymerase sigma factor SigB produces MPKQSQPKRQLTKEEVNELIKKYQNDQDEEAQNILVMNYRDLVEVLARKYSKGKMFHEDISQVGIIGLLGAIRRYDESFGKSFEAFAVPTIIGEIKRFLRDKTWSVHVPRRIKEIGPKIKKTVEHLTTELQRSPKVNEIADYLEVSEEEVLEAMEMGKSYQALSVDHSIEADSEGGTVTLLDIVGDVDKGFERVNQKLVLEKVLHVLSEREKSIIQYTYLDNMSQKEAGDKLGISQMHVSRLQRRAIKKLQEAIHAESSNSEFIL; encoded by the coding sequence ATGCCGAAACAATCTCAACCTAAGCGCCAATTAACTAAAGAAGAAGTTAATGAACTTATTAAGAAATACCAGAATGATCAGGATGAGGAAGCTCAGAATATTTTGGTGATGAACTATCGAGACTTAGTAGAGGTGCTGGCAAGAAAGTACTCGAAGGGTAAGATGTTCCATGAAGATATAAGTCAGGTCGGTATAATCGGACTGCTTGGAGCTATCCGAAGATATGACGAAAGTTTTGGCAAAAGCTTTGAAGCATTTGCTGTGCCGACAATCATTGGTGAAATAAAGAGATTCCTGCGAGATAAGACATGGAGTGTTCATGTTCCTAGAAGAATAAAAGAGATTGGTCCGAAAATAAAGAAAACTGTAGAACATTTAACAACTGAATTGCAAAGATCGCCAAAGGTAAACGAAATTGCCGATTATCTTGAAGTATCTGAAGAAGAAGTGCTAGAAGCAATGGAGATGGGCAAAAGCTATCAAGCTTTATCTGTCGATCATTCTATCGAAGCAGATTCTGAAGGTGGAACGGTGACATTGCTTGATATTGTTGGGGATGTTGATAAAGGCTTTGAGCGTGTTAATCAAAAGCTCGTGCTCGAAAAAGTACTGCATGTATTGAGTGAAAGGGAAAAGAGCATCATTCAATATACATACTTGGATAATATGAGCCAAAAAGAAGCTGGCGACAAGCTCGGGATCTCCCAAATGCATGTCTCTAGACTGCAAAGAAGGGCAATTAAAAAGCTCCAAGAAGCAATTCATGCTGAGTCCAGCAATTCGGAGTTTATTCTATGA
- the rsbW gene encoding anti-sigma B factor RsbW, producing MSQHFEYIEMKIPSKPEYVGIIRLTLSGIASRMGFSYDEIEDLKIATSEACTNAVQHAYKNKEAGEVLIGFRLYNDRLEVIVADNGKSFDFDSTTKEIGPYDQDESIEFLREGGLGLYLIETLMDEVKIHHNDGVTVLMTKYLEGEQVESDAETIST from the coding sequence ATGAGTCAGCATTTTGAATATATCGAAATGAAAATCCCTTCTAAACCAGAGTATGTAGGTATAATCCGGTTAACCCTTTCCGGAATCGCTAGCAGAATGGGATTCAGCTATGATGAAATTGAGGATTTAAAAATCGCTACAAGTGAAGCTTGTACGAATGCAGTACAGCATGCCTATAAAAATAAAGAGGCAGGAGAAGTGCTGATTGGCTTCCGTTTATATAATGACCGTTTGGAGGTTATTGTTGCGGATAATGGAAAAAGCTTTGACTTTGACAGCACAACGAAAGAAATTGGTCCATACGATCAAGATGAGTCGATTGAGTTCCTTCGAGAAGGAGGCCTTGGACTCTATCTGATTGAAACACTAATGGACGAAGTGAAAATTCATCATAATGACGGTGTTACAGTCTTGATGACGAAATACCTTGAAGGAGAGCAGGTGGAGAGTGATGCCGAAACAATCTCAACCTAA
- a CDS encoding anti-sigma factor antagonist has product MNIVIDVNEKELDVEIKVAGEIDAYTAPKLKERIYSFSEKDGVRMTIDLSDVNYMDSTGLGVFVGLFKNVRSHDGEFKLIGLSERLIRLFEITGLADIIDINSKIEGGIK; this is encoded by the coding sequence ATGAATATTGTAATAGATGTAAACGAAAAAGAGTTAGATGTGGAGATTAAAGTTGCTGGTGAAATTGACGCATATACAGCGCCTAAATTAAAAGAAAGAATTTATTCCTTCTCTGAAAAAGACGGTGTAAGGATGACTATAGATTTATCAGATGTGAATTATATGGACAGCACAGGCCTTGGTGTTTTTGTGGGACTCTTTAAAAATGTCCGTTCACACGATGGGGAATTTAAGCTAATTGGTTTATCTGAACGATTAATCAGGCTGTTTGAAATCACAGGTTTGGCAGATATTATCGACATAAACAGTAAGATTGAAGGTGGGATTAAATGA
- a CDS encoding PP2C family protein-serine/threonine phosphatase: MDFREMMDSKYRDLLVSYIKDESEQALYQGQKFSRKSIEHKISPEDIISLHKYLMIDLYPDLPEHVVKSFDILLEVMMGYGLAYREHQSLRHVQQELRSEMEIASNVQQTLLSTEIPNVESIDIGAISVPAKMMNGDYHHFVQDEDKYINIAIADVIGKGIPAALCMSMIKYAMDSLPENRNIPAKVLGNLNRVVEQNVDPSMFITMFYGVYEMQSHIFHYASAGHEPGLFFEAKTEEFSDLEAKGLLLGVDKKAEYKQFKKEMDIGDMIILMSDGVTECRTEEGFIEKETLIGYIKKHIHLKAQEIVDNVYKELVKIQDFQLRDDFTLIIFKREV, encoded by the coding sequence ATGGACTTCCGTGAAATGATGGATTCTAAATATCGAGATCTTCTTGTCAGTTACATTAAAGACGAATCTGAGCAAGCCCTTTATCAAGGGCAGAAGTTCAGCAGGAAATCAATTGAACATAAAATTTCACCAGAAGATATCATTAGCTTACATAAGTACTTAATGATTGATCTTTATCCGGATTTACCGGAGCATGTAGTCAAATCCTTTGATATATTGCTGGAGGTCATGATGGGCTATGGTCTTGCCTATAGAGAGCACCAAAGCCTACGTCATGTCCAACAGGAGTTAAGAAGTGAGATGGAGATTGCCTCTAATGTTCAGCAGACATTGTTGAGTACGGAGATACCGAATGTGGAAAGCATTGATATAGGTGCAATAAGTGTTCCTGCGAAAATGATGAATGGTGATTATCATCACTTTGTACAGGATGAGGATAAGTATATTAATATTGCGATTGCCGATGTTATCGGCAAAGGTATCCCTGCAGCACTTTGCATGTCTATGATTAAATACGCAATGGACAGTCTGCCGGAAAACCGCAATATTCCTGCCAAGGTGTTGGGAAATCTGAATCGTGTAGTCGAGCAAAATGTTGATCCAAGCATGTTCATTACAATGTTTTATGGTGTTTATGAAATGCAATCGCATATTTTTCATTATGCTTCTGCCGGTCATGAGCCAGGACTTTTTTTTGAGGCGAAAACTGAGGAATTCAGTGATTTAGAGGCAAAAGGCCTTCTTTTAGGTGTTGATAAAAAAGCCGAATATAAACAGTTCAAAAAAGAAATGGATATAGGCGATATGATTATCCTTATGTCAGATGGTGTAACTGAGTGCAGGACAGAAGAAGGTTTTATAGAAAAGGAAACTTTAATCGGTTACATAAAAAAACATATTCACTTGAAGGCGCAGGAAATTGTTGACAATGTCTATAAAGAACTTGTTAAAATACAGGATTTTCAGCTAAGAGATGATTTTACTTTAATTATTTTTAAAAGAGAAGTTTAA
- a CDS encoding anti-sigma regulatory factor produces MGDQSCVKIVNEWDIVAARQLGRNVAKELGFGTVDQARITTAISELARNIYLYAGQGQICISKLSESGKLGLKLSAVDSGPGIKDLRQVMQDGFSTSGGLGAGLPGVKRLMDEFQIETEVGKGTDIQAIKWLR; encoded by the coding sequence ATGGGAGACCAATCCTGCGTAAAGATTGTTAACGAGTGGGACATCGTAGCTGCTCGTCAATTAGGAAGAAATGTAGCAAAAGAGCTAGGGTTCGGTACCGTAGATCAGGCGAGAATAACTACGGCTATTAGTGAGCTAGCTAGAAACATATATTTGTATGCCGGCCAGGGGCAAATATGTATAAGTAAGCTTTCTGAAAGTGGTAAGCTTGGCCTGAAATTAAGTGCAGTGGACAGTGGTCCCGGCATTAAAGATTTGCGACAGGTCATGCAGGACGGATTCTCTACATCAGGTGGCTTAGGTGCTGGTTTGCCTGGAGTAAAAAGGCTGATGGATGAGTTCCAAATTGAAACAGAAGTCGGAAAGGGAACAGATATTCAAGCGATTAAGTGGCTCAGATAA
- a CDS encoding STAS domain-containing protein, protein MRIPILKLHDCLLVSIQWELDDQTALQFQEDLLNKIHETSANGVVIDLTSIDFIDSFIAKVLGDVIGMSKLMGAKVVLTGIQPAVAITLVELGISLNDVLTALDLEKGLEKLQQELGD, encoded by the coding sequence GTGAGAATACCAATATTAAAGCTGCATGATTGTTTGCTTGTTTCTATTCAATGGGAATTAGATGACCAAACAGCCCTTCAGTTTCAGGAGGACTTGCTGAACAAAATCCATGAAACAAGCGCAAATGGTGTTGTAATCGATTTAACTTCGATTGATTTTATCGATTCATTTATTGCAAAGGTACTAGGTGACGTTATCGGCATGTCTAAGCTGATGGGTGCTAAGGTTGTTCTTACTGGAATTCAACCTGCTGTTGCAATTACATTAGTAGAACTAGGGATTAGTCTAAATGATGTATTGACTGCCCTAGATCTAGAAAAAGGTTTGGAGAAATTACAACAGGAATTGGGGGATTGA
- a CDS encoding STAS domain-containing protein produces MKKELIDYLKSNHKEIHSDWLNKLQVTGDTKLHEIISDNDFFLMGQEFTNLLLGDSPSAERYVNLPVFIEKAVSYNWPLSFLVRGIQVLEQVILDHLKIKAPGTEDVYKQVEVLNEWLHPLCQRIVEVYSDTWERTFSLQKIALQELSAPLIPVFDGITIMPLVGTIDTQRAKQIMENLLHGVVKHRSVVVLIDITGVPVVDTMVAHHIIQAVQAVRLVGAKSMIVGIRPEIAQTIVNLGIKLDQIETKNTLKKGMEKALEYTNRKLVGIGE; encoded by the coding sequence TTGAAAAAAGAACTAATAGATTATTTGAAATCTAATCATAAAGAAATTCATTCTGACTGGCTGAACAAGTTACAGGTGACTGGTGATACGAAGTTACACGAAATCATCTCCGACAATGATTTTTTTTTAATGGGTCAAGAATTTACTAACCTGCTTCTTGGGGATTCCCCAAGTGCTGAGCGATATGTCAATCTTCCTGTTTTTATCGAAAAGGCTGTCAGTTATAATTGGCCGCTTAGTTTTTTAGTGCGGGGGATACAGGTGCTTGAACAGGTAATTCTGGATCACCTGAAAATAAAAGCGCCAGGTACAGAAGATGTTTATAAGCAGGTGGAAGTCTTGAATGAATGGCTTCATCCACTTTGCCAAAGGATTGTTGAAGTATATTCCGATACGTGGGAGAGGACCTTTTCCTTGCAAAAAATAGCGTTACAGGAATTGTCTGCACCATTAATCCCTGTATTCGACGGAATTACGATAATGCCGCTTGTTGGTACTATTGATACACAGCGAGCAAAACAAATTATGGAGAATTTGCTCCACGGTGTAGTAAAGCATCGTTCAGTGGTAGTGCTTATAGATATTACAGGCGTTCCTGTCGTGGATACGATGGTTGCCCATCATATCATTCAAGCAGTTCAAGCTGTTCGTTTAGTTGGGGCAAAAAGCATGATTGTTGGTATAAGACCAGAGATTGCGCAAACCATTGTTAATCTCGGCATTAAATTAGATCAAATTGAAACAAAAAACACATTAAAAAAAGGCATGGAAAAAGCTTTAGAATATACAAACAGAAAGTTGGTTGGGATTGGTGAATAA
- the ndoA gene encoding type II toxin-antitoxin system endoribonuclease NdoA translates to MIVKRGDVYFADLSPVVGSEQGGVRPVLVIQNDIGNRFSPTVIIAAITAQIQKAKLPTHVEIDAKRYGFERDSVILLEQIRTIDKQRLTDKITHLDEEMMEKVDEALQISLGLIEF, encoded by the coding sequence TTGATTGTCAAACGTGGTGACGTTTATTTTGCAGACCTATCCCCAGTTGTTGGCTCAGAGCAAGGCGGTGTCCGTCCTGTACTTGTCATTCAAAACGACATCGGGAATCGGTTCAGTCCCACAGTCATTATTGCAGCAATTACGGCTCAAATACAAAAGGCTAAATTGCCGACTCATGTGGAAATTGACGCGAAGCGCTATGGTTTTGAGAGAGATTCAGTAATTCTTTTAGAACAAATTCGCACGATAGATAAACAGAGGTTAACGGACAAAATCACCCATCTTGATGAAGAAATGATGGAAAAAGTAGATGAAGCTCTGCAAATAAGCTTGGGTCTCATTGAATTTTAA
- a CDS encoding CopG family ribbon-helix-helix protein, with translation MSESSATTEIMIKLPKHLLSELDGFVKQENVNRSEFIYQATKMYLRERKKRHIRESMRRGYMEMAKLNLSIASESFLAEYEAEHTVERLVSGG, from the coding sequence GTGTCTGAATCCAGCGCAACGACAGAGATCATGATAAAATTACCAAAGCATTTATTATCTGAATTGGACGGCTTCGTAAAGCAAGAAAATGTGAATCGTAGTGAATTTATTTATCAAGCAACGAAAATGTACCTTAGAGAACGGAAAAAGAGACATATCCGCGAATCAATGAGAAGAGGTTACATGGAGATGGCAAAATTAAATTTATCCATTGCATCTGAAAGCTTTCTAGCAGAATATGAGGCAGAGCATACAGTAGAACGTCTAGTTAGCGGAGGATAA
- the alr gene encoding alanine racemase → MLENEYFRDTWAEINLDDIEENVKNMRSRMAEASKLFAVVKANGYGHGAVEVARTALLAGADYLAVAFLDEALALRNAGIDAPILVLGASRPADILVAAKQDIILTVFDVEWLTRATERLQGNKIKIHVKIDSGMGRLGIRKEQEVKEIEEFLMCHQEFILEGIYTHFATADEKNSSYLNEQAKKFADILASFKAKPPIIHCSNSAAGLLYPELAFNGVRLGISMYGLTPSMEIKEMLPFSLKEAFSLHTKIVQVKKLHKGDKVSYGATYEAKEDEWIATLPIGYADGWLRKLQGQEVLVNGVRVPIVGRVCMDQCMIRLPHEIAVGTKVTLIGTQQEQCISVNEIAKKLDTINYEVTCTIANRVPRIYLKDGAVDSIVNNLLN, encoded by the coding sequence ATGCTAGAGAATGAGTATTTTCGTGATACTTGGGCAGAAATAAATTTAGACGATATAGAAGAGAATGTAAAAAACATGAGAAGCAGGATGGCGGAAGCCAGCAAGCTATTTGCAGTCGTGAAGGCTAATGGTTACGGCCATGGTGCAGTAGAGGTAGCTCGCACTGCTCTTCTTGCAGGTGCAGATTATTTGGCCGTAGCATTTTTGGATGAGGCACTTGCTTTAAGAAATGCAGGTATCGATGCACCGATATTGGTGCTTGGAGCAAGCAGGCCCGCTGATATTCTCGTAGCTGCTAAACAAGACATTATTTTAACCGTTTTTGACGTAGAATGGTTAACAAGAGCGACAGAGCGTCTGCAAGGAAACAAGATAAAAATCCATGTTAAAATCGACTCAGGTATGGGGAGGTTAGGGATTAGAAAAGAACAGGAAGTCAAAGAAATAGAAGAATTCCTCATGTGTCATCAAGAATTCATCTTGGAAGGAATTTATACACATTTTGCAACAGCAGATGAGAAAAATTCCAGCTACTTGAATGAACAGGCAAAGAAATTTGCGGACATATTAGCTTCCTTTAAAGCGAAGCCTCCCATTATACATTGCAGCAACAGTGCGGCAGGGCTGCTTTACCCAGAACTTGCTTTCAATGGAGTACGGCTGGGAATTTCCATGTATGGTCTGACTCCTTCCATGGAAATTAAAGAAATGCTGCCATTTTCATTAAAAGAAGCATTTTCACTTCATACAAAAATCGTGCAAGTAAAGAAGCTTCATAAAGGTGATAAAGTAAGCTATGGTGCCACATATGAAGCAAAGGAAGACGAGTGGATAGCGACATTGCCAATCGGTTATGCAGATGGCTGGCTTAGAAAGCTGCAAGGCCAAGAGGTTCTGGTAAATGGAGTCAGGGTTCCAATTGTAGGAAGAGTTTGTATGGACCAGTGTATGATAAGGCTGCCTCATGAAATAGCGGTTGGAACGAAGGTTACCTTAATAGGGACGCAGCAGGAACAGTGCATTTCCGTTAATGAGATTGCCAAAAAGCTTGATACGATTAATTATGAAGTAACCTGTACCATTGCGAATAGGGTCCCGAGAATCTATCTCAAGGATGGAGCAGTGGATAGCATTGTGAATAACCTTCTAAATTAA
- a CDS encoding LolA family protein, with the protein MNKKLWLLFVGLAVMVMLTACGTKSKEDVLKDLDEKVATKGYKADAEMTLQMGTEPQTYDVQIWHKDPSYYRVNLKNAKKDQSQMILRNDEGVYVLTPALNKSFKFQSDWPENSSQAYLYESLVKDIEEDKDAKFSSTDKYYVFETKTRYQNNKMLPTQEITLNKKDLSPVSVKVKDTDGKALVTVKFSNVKFDVNFDKADFDLQKSMTAAKLAVPVMAEVDGDDSFSVKYPETLLGASLVEEKKVATDDGERIVLTYDGQKSYTIIQEKAEVAPATAGPINMTGNPVDLGFAIGALSNNKLSWTYEGVDYIIASTELEEAEMAEIARSVQGEAIK; encoded by the coding sequence ATGAACAAGAAGTTATGGTTGCTATTTGTGGGGCTAGCGGTCATGGTAATGTTAACTGCCTGTGGAACAAAATCTAAGGAAGATGTCCTGAAGGATCTGGACGAGAAGGTTGCCACAAAAGGTTATAAGGCAGATGCTGAAATGACCTTGCAAATGGGGACAGAGCCTCAAACCTATGATGTTCAAATCTGGCATAAGGATCCCTCGTATTACAGGGTGAACTTAAAAAATGCGAAAAAAGATCAAAGCCAGATGATCTTAAGAAATGATGAAGGTGTGTATGTGTTAACACCGGCATTAAATAAAAGCTTCAAGTTTCAAAGTGATTGGCCAGAAAACAGCAGCCAAGCATATCTTTATGAGTCCTTAGTGAAGGATATTGAGGAAGACAAGGATGCTAAATTTTCCTCTACAGATAAATATTATGTATTCGAAACAAAGACAAGATATCAAAACAATAAGATGCTTCCTACACAGGAAATTACTTTAAATAAAAAGGATCTTTCACCTGTCAGTGTGAAGGTAAAGGATACAGATGGGAAAGCACTTGTCACTGTCAAATTCTCCAACGTGAAATTTGACGTTAACTTTGACAAAGCTGATTTTGATTTGCAGAAGAGCATGACTGCAGCAAAGCTTGCAGTACCTGTTATGGCTGAAGTGGATGGAGATGATTCATTCTCTGTCAAATACCCAGAAACTTTACTTGGAGCAAGCCTTGTAGAGGAGAAAAAGGTCGCAACTGATGATGGAGAACGGATAGTATTGACGTATGACGGACAAAAATCATACACCATTATTCAAGAAAAAGCGGAAGTAGCACCAGCAACTGCAGGACCAATTAATATGACAGGAAATCCTGTGGATTTAGGTTTTGCAATCGGAGCGCTTTCCAATAATAAACTCTCCTGGACTTATGAAGGAGTAGATTATATTATCGCTTCGACAGAGCTAGAAGAGGCTGAAATGGCGGAAATAGCTCGTTCAGTACAGGGAGAAGCAATTAAATAA